The genomic window TGGGCCCGCGACGGGGCGAACCCCATCCGGAAGACGACGTTGTCGAGCCGGGTCTCGAGGAGCTGGAGCAGCGTGTCGCCGGTGATCCCTTTGCGGCGCTGGGCCCTGTCGAACAGCACGCGGAACTGTTTCTCCAGCATCCCGTACATCCGGCGCAGCCGCTGCTTCTCCCGCAGCTGCTCGGCGTAGGCGGTGGTCTTGCGCTTCCGCGCCCCGTGGACCCCCGGCGCCGGGCGGCCGCGTTCGATCGGGCACTTGGCCATCTCGCACCGCGGCCCCTTCAGGAAGAGTTTCATCCCCTCCTGGCGGCAGAGCCGGCACACCGGACCTGTGTATCTTCCCATGGTATCCTCTTCCTCCTGCCCCTGCGTTCAGCACCCGCGCGGCCGCCGGGGCGTTCCGCCCCCGCGCGGCGTCCGTTACACCCTGCGGCGCTTCGGCGGCCTGCAGCCGTTGTGCGGGATCGGCGTGACGTCCCGTATCGCGGTGATCTGGAGGCCCGCGGCCTGCAGCGCCCTGATCGCGGACTCGCGCCCCGCGCCGGGGCCCTTGACGTTGACCTCGATCTCGCGCATCCCGTGCGCCACGGCGCGGCGGCCGCAGTTGGTGGCCACGACCGTGGCGGCGAACGCGGTGCTCTTGCGCGCCCCCTTGAACCCCGATGAGCCCGCGCTGGCCCAGACGACCACGTTCCCCCGGTTGTCGGCGATGCTCACGATCGTGTTGTTGAACGACGCCAGGACGTGGGCGACGCCCCGCGGAGCGCTGCGCCACGCCTTGCGCTTCGTCGTCGCCGTCCTCGGCCCCCTCTGCTCCCGTTCCTGTGCCATGCTCTCCCTTTCTCCCGTTCCCGGCCGCGCCGCCTACGCGATCTGGCCCTGCTTCTTCATCGACGCCTTGCGCTTCACGCCGACGGTCTTCCGCGGCCCCTTCCGGGTGCGGGCGTTCGTGCTGGTCCGCTGGCCGCGGACCGGCAGCCCGCGGCGGTGCCGCATCCCCCGGTAGCTGCCGATGCTCATCAACCGCTTGATATTGCCCGCCACCTCCCGCCGCAGGTCGCCCTCGACCCGGCAGGTGTTCTGGATCACGGAGGCGATCTTCGCCACCTCCTCCTCGGTGAGGTCTTTAGCCCTCGTGTCGGGATTCACCCCGGCCGCGGCGAGGATCCTCGACGCCTTCGCCGGCCCGACGCCGTAGATGTAGGTGAGGGCCGTCTCGACCCGCTTCTCTTTCGGTATGTCGACCCCTACGATGCGCGGCATAGCGCTGCTCCTTGTTCGTTGTTCAGGACACTCCCGATCGCCGTCTCCCATCCGGCCGGATGCTGGAAACGGGAACCCCTACGCGGTCTTCACCCCTGCTTCTGCTTGTGCCGCGGGTTGGAGCAGAGCACCCGCACCACCCCCTTGCGGCGGACGATCTTGCACTTCTCGCAGATCCTGCGCACCGACGCTTTGACCTTCATGGCATCCCTTCGGGGCCCCCGCGCATCGCGTATCCCGCGCGGGCCGCCCTCACTTGACGCGGTAGACGATCCGTGCCTTCGCCAGGTCGTACGGGGACATCTCGAGCAGCACCTTGTCCCCCGGGAGGATCCTGATGAAGTGCATCCGCATCCTGCCCGAGATATGGGCAAGGACGCGGTGCCCGTTCTGGAGGTCCACCCGGAACATCGTGTTCGGGAGCACCTCCGCGACGACCCCCTCGACCCTTATCGCTTCTTCCCTTTTGGGCATGTGAGCACCTCTGGACCGTTCTCCGTGATCGCGATCGTGTCCTCGTAGTGCGCCGAGGGCCTTCGGTCCCGCGTTACGACGGTCCATCCGTCCGACAGGACCCGCACCGCGTGCGAGCCCGCGTTGATCATCGCCTCGACCGCAAACGTCATCCCCGGCTTGAGCCTCGGCCCGGTGCGGGGCTTCCCGTAGTTCGGAATCTGCGGATCCTCGTGGAGCCGCGCGCCGATCCCGTGCCCGACGTAGTCCCGCACCACCGAGAAGCCGCCCGTCTCGGCGCGGCGCTCGATCGCGTGCGAGAGATCGAAGAGCCACCCGCCCGCCACCGCCTGGCGCACCGCGTCGTCGACCGCGAGCCGCGCCGCCTCCGCCAGACGTGCCTTTTCCGAATCCACCGCGCCCACCGCGAAGGTGCGCGCCATGTCGCCGAAGTAGCCGCCGTGCTCGACGCCCGCGTCGATGCTCACCAGGTCGCCCGTGCGCAGCTCGCGGCGCCCCGGGATCCCGTGGACGACCTCCTCGTTCACCGACACGCAGATGGTCGCGGGGTACCCCCGGTACCCTTTGAACGCCGGGCGCGCCCCGCGCTCCCTGATGAACCGCGCGGCCGCCGCGTCCAGATCCCTCGTCGCCACACCGGGCTCGATCATCGCCCCGAGCGCCTCCATCAGGGACGCGGTGATCTCGCACGCAACGCGCATCTTCTCGAGTTCGCCCGGGGACTTGATATTGATCATTCCCTGCCCAGCACCCGCATGATCTGGATGAACGTCCCCTGCACCGGCGCGTCGCTGTTCACCGTCGCGAGCAGATTGCGCGCCTCGTAGTAGCCGATCAGAGGGGCGGTCTGCGCCTCGTAGACCCTGAGCCGGTTGAGGATCGTCTCCTCGCTGTCGTCCGCCCTCGCGGCGAGCGGTCCGCCGCACGCGTCGCAGACCCCCTCGACCTTCGGCGGCACGTTGACCAGGTGGAAGCTCGCGCCGCAGGATCTGCAGACCCTGCGCCCGCCCAGGCGCTGCAGGATCACGTCCTGGTGGGTCTTCATGTAGAAGACCTTGTCGAGGTTCTGCCCGAGCTCCGCGAGAAGGGCGTCGAGCCCCTCCGCCTGGGGGAGCGTGCGGGGGAACCCGTCGAGGAGGAAGCCGCGGCGGCGGCAATCCTGCTTCGAGAGGCGCTCCCGCACGAGGCCGACGGTGATCTCGTCCGGCACCAGGTCTCCCTTCCCCCAGTAGCGGTCGTGCGCCGCCGTGCCGAGCTCCGTTCCCGCCTTGTACGCCTCGCGAAACATATCCCCGGTCGAGATGTGCGGGATCTTGAACTCCTCGCAGAGCACCTTCGCCTGCGATCCTTTGCCCGCTCCCGGGGGGCCCAGTAGTATGAGTCTCATTGCATTGATCCCGTATGTCCGCTCTCGGATCCCAGATTTCAGATCCCGGATCTGAAAGTTCAGATCCGAGACCCCGGATCCCGCCGCCGTATGTGCGCGCCGCCCGTTCAAATGGCGGGGCGAACCCGCCCCGTCACCGCCCGCGGATGCGTCCCTTCCGCATGAACCCCTCGTAGTGGCGCATCACGAGGTGCGACTCCACCTGCCGCATCGTGTCCAGCATCACGCCCACGATGATCAAAAGCCCGGTTCCGCCGAAGAACTGCGAGATCGTGTAGCTCACGTTCATATAGCCCGCGATGAAGCTCGGGAAGACCGCGATCGCCGCGAGGAAGAACGCGCCGGGGAGCGTGATGCGGTTCATGACCCGTTCGAAGAACTCCGCGGTGGGCTTGCCGGGCCGGATGCCGGGAACGAACGCCCCGCTCTTCTTCATGTTGTCGGCGAGATCGATCGGGTTGAAGGTGATGGCGGTGTAGAAGTAGCAGAAGAAGATGATCAACACGACCTCCAGGAGCGTGTACAGGAGCGCCCCGGGACGCAGCGCCCCCATCGCCTCCCTGAGCCAGTCGGTCTGGACGAAGCTCCCGATCGTGGCCGGGAAGAGCAGGATCGAGGAGGCGAAGATGATCGGGATGACCCCCGCCTGGTTGACGCGCAGCGGGATATAGGTGCTCTGGGCGCTGTAGATCTTCCTACCGCGTATCTGCTTGGGGCGCTGTATGGGGATGCGGCGCTGCCCCTCCGTGACCAGCACCACGCCCGCGACGACGAGCGCGGCGAGCAGCGCCATCCCCGCGACCGCGAACGGGCGGATCGTACCGGTCCGCACCAGCTCGTAGACCTCGTAGACGGCGCTGGGCATCCGGGAGATGATCCCGGCGGTGATGATCAGCGAGATGCCGTTCCCGATGCCGTTCTCGGTGATCTGCTCCCCGAGCCACATGATGAAGATGGTGCCGGCGGTGATGGTGATCATGATCATCAGACGCGTCGCCCATCCCGGGTTCGGGATGATGAGCCGCCCGCCGAAGCTGGCCGGGTTCTCCAGGAAACGGCTGATCATCGCCGACTGGAAGAGGCAGAGGAACACCGTCCCGTAGCGCGTGTACTGGTTGATCTTGCGCCGCCCCGCCTCCCCCTCCTTGGCGAGCCGCTCGAGGGAGGGGACGACCGCGGTGAGCAGCTGGAGGATGATCGAGGCGCTGATGTACGGCATGATCCCGAGGGCGAAGATGGTGCAGTTCGACAAGGCGCCGCCCGAGAACATGTTCATCATCCCGAACAGGTTGCCGCCGGTCCCCTGCGTCCGCTGGAGCTCGTCGAAGAAGAGGCCGAGGGCCTTGGCGTCGACGCCCGGCGTGGGGACCCAGGCGCCGAGCCGGTACACGATCAGCATGCCGAGCGTGAACAGTATCCGGCTTCGCAGTTCGCCGATCCTGAACATGTTCCTGAACGCCGCGATCATCTCACTCCGCTCCCGGCGTCGGCGCCCCGGCCGCGGCCGGCGCCGCCTTCGGCGGCGCGGCGATCCGCGCCGTGCCCTTCGCCGCTTCGATCTTCTTCCGCGCGGAGACGCTGAACGCGTCCGCGACGACATCGAGGCGCTTCGTGAGCGCCCCCTCGCCGAGGATCTTCACGCCGTCGCAGGACCGCCGCACGATGCCCCGGGCGGAGAGGGCCTTGGCGTCCACCACGCTCCCCTCGTCGAAGACGTCCAGGCGCCCGACGTTGACCGTTTCGACGCGGGGCCGCCGCGGGGCGCGGAATCCGCGCTTGGGGATCCGGCGGATGAGCGGCATCTGGCCGCCCTCGAAGCCGGGCCTGATCTTCGCCCCCGACCGCGCCTTCTGCCCCTTGTGGCCGCGGCAGCTCGTCTTGCCGTGGCCGGAACCGGGCCCCCGGCCCCTGCGCTTGGCGCCGCGCCGCGCCCCCTCGTTGTTTTTCAGCTCGTGCAGTCTCACCCTAGTCGAGCCCCCTTCCCGCCATCACCTGCGCGCGCGTCCGCAGCCCCTCGAGCGCGACGAACGTCGCCTTCACGACGTTGATCGGGTTCTTCGATTTCAGCGACTTCGCAAGGACGTCCTTCACCCCCGCGAGGTCGAGGACGATCCGCATGCCGCCGCCGGCGATGATGCCGGTGCCGGGGGCCGCGGGTTTCAGGAGCACGCGCGCCCCCCCGAAGACACCGATCGTCTCGTGGGGGATGGTGGCGCCGCGGCGCTGGACGTGCACGATCCTCCGCCGCGAGCCCTCGGAGCCTTTCTTGATCGCCTCGGCGATCTCGTTGGCCTTCCCGAAGCCGTAGCCGATGTTCCCTTCCCGGTCGCCGCATACGACGAGGGCGCTGAAGCTGAAGCGGCGCCCGCCCTTGACCACCTTGGCGCAGCGGTTGATGCTCACGACCTTTTCCTGTATCTCTCCGGGGGCCGCTTCGCGGTTCCTGTCGCGATCCCGGTTCCTGTCCCGATCCCGTCTCTCCGCCACCGACTCCTCCTTGCGGGCGCAACGCCGTCGCCGAGGCACCCGTCCCTGGTTCACGGCCGTTCCCGGCCGGCGCGTCAGAAGGTGAGCCCGCCCGCGCGCGCCCCGTCCGCCAGCGCCTTCACCCGCCCGTGATAGCAGTACCGGTTCCGGTCGAACACCACCGCGGCGACGCCCTTGGCCTTGGCCATCTCGGCGATGAGGGTTCCGACGATCCCCGCCGCCTCCTTGTTCCCCGTCTTCTTCGCCGTCCCCGCCGCCTTCTCCTTGAACGCGGCGGAGCGGGTCGACACCGCGGCGAGCGTCAGGCCCCGGTCGTCGTCGACGAGCTGCGCGTAGATATGCGCCGCGCTGCGGAACACGCTCAGGCGCGGCCTCGCGGCCGTGCCGTGGATGCGCTTCCTGACGCGCATCTTCCTCCTCCACCGTGCTGCGTCGCTTCTCTTCATCGTGTCGGGAACCTTATGTTAGCGCGACGGTGCATCGCTGCGACCGCGTCACGAGGTCGTGGCGACCGCCTTGCCCGCCTTGCGGCGCACCCTTTCGTCCTTGTACC from Chlamydiota bacterium includes these protein-coding regions:
- the rpsD gene encoding 30S ribosomal protein S4, with amino-acid sequence MGRYTGPVCRLCRQEGMKLFLKGPRCEMAKCPIERGRPAPGVHGARKRKTTAYAEQLREKQRLRRMYGMLEKQFRVLFDRAQRRKGITGDTLLQLLETRLDNVVFRMGFAPSRAQARQMVCHGHFRVGGRTVNIPSYQCRAGQAVEVKPGERVRAEVKKNLDATAKREVPAWLSMDREAMKGSMVRLPERSDIAVPVNVQLVVELYSK
- the rpsE gene encoding 30S ribosomal protein S5, producing MAERRDRDRNRDRDRNREAAPGEIQEKVVSINRCAKVVKGGRRFSFSALVVCGDREGNIGYGFGKANEIAEAIKKGSEGSRRRIVHVQRRGATIPHETIGVFGGARVLLKPAAPGTGIIAGGGMRIVLDLAGVKDVLAKSLKSKNPINVVKATFVALEGLRTRAQVMAGRGLD
- the rpsM gene encoding 30S ribosomal protein S13, with the translated sequence MPRIVGVDIPKEKRVETALTYIYGVGPAKASRILAAAGVNPDTRAKDLTEEEVAKIASVIQNTCRVEGDLRREVAGNIKRLMSIGSYRGMRHRRGLPVRGQRTSTNARTRKGPRKTVGVKRKASMKKQGQIA
- the rpsK gene encoding 30S ribosomal protein S11, which encodes MAQEREQRGPRTATTKRKAWRSAPRGVAHVLASFNNTIVSIADNRGNVVVWASAGSSGFKGARKSTAFAATVVATNCGRRAVAHGMREIEVNVKGPGAGRESAIRALQAAGLQITAIRDVTPIPHNGCRPPKRRRV
- a CDS encoding 50S ribosomal protein L18; the encoded protein is MKRSDAARWRRKMRVRKRIHGTAARPRLSVFRSAAHIYAQLVDDDRGLTLAAVSTRSAAFKEKAAGTAKKTGNKEAAGIVGTLIAEMAKAKGVAAVVFDRNRYCYHGRVKALADGARAGGLTF
- the rplO gene encoding 50S ribosomal protein L15; translated protein: MRLHELKNNEGARRGAKRRGRGPGSGHGKTSCRGHKGQKARSGAKIRPGFEGGQMPLIRRIPKRGFRAPRRPRVETVNVGRLDVFDEGSVVDAKALSARGIVRRSCDGVKILGEGALTKRLDVVADAFSVSARKKIEAAKGTARIAAPPKAAPAAAGAPTPGAE
- the infA gene encoding translation initiation factor IF-1, which encodes MPKREEAIRVEGVVAEVLPNTMFRVDLQNGHRVLAHISGRMRMHFIRILPGDKVLLEMSPYDLAKARIVYRVK
- the rpmJ gene encoding 50S ribosomal protein L36 produces the protein MKVKASVRRICEKCKIVRRKGVVRVLCSNPRHKQKQG
- the map gene encoding type I methionyl aminopeptidase, producing MINIKSPGELEKMRVACEITASLMEALGAMIEPGVATRDLDAAAARFIRERGARPAFKGYRGYPATICVSVNEEVVHGIPGRRELRTGDLVSIDAGVEHGGYFGDMARTFAVGAVDSEKARLAEAARLAVDDAVRQAVAGGWLFDLSHAIERRAETGGFSVVRDYVGHGIGARLHEDPQIPNYGKPRTGPRLKPGMTFAVEAMINAGSHAVRVLSDGWTVVTRDRRPSAHYEDTIAITENGPEVLTCPKGKKR
- the secY gene encoding preprotein translocase subunit SecY — protein: MIAAFRNMFRIGELRSRILFTLGMLIVYRLGAWVPTPGVDAKALGLFFDELQRTQGTGGNLFGMMNMFSGGALSNCTIFALGIMPYISASIILQLLTAVVPSLERLAKEGEAGRRKINQYTRYGTVFLCLFQSAMISRFLENPASFGGRLIIPNPGWATRLMIMITITAGTIFIMWLGEQITENGIGNGISLIITAGIISRMPSAVYEVYELVRTGTIRPFAVAGMALLAALVVAGVVLVTEGQRRIPIQRPKQIRGRKIYSAQSTYIPLRVNQAGVIPIIFASSILLFPATIGSFVQTDWLREAMGALRPGALLYTLLEVVLIIFFCYFYTAITFNPIDLADNMKKSGAFVPGIRPGKPTAEFFERVMNRITLPGAFFLAAIAVFPSFIAGYMNVSYTISQFFGGTGLLIIVGVMLDTMRQVESHLVMRHYEGFMRKGRIRGR
- a CDS encoding adenylate kinase; its protein translation is MRLILLGPPGAGKGSQAKVLCEEFKIPHISTGDMFREAYKAGTELGTAAHDRYWGKGDLVPDEITVGLVRERLSKQDCRRRGFLLDGFPRTLPQAEGLDALLAELGQNLDKVFYMKTHQDVILQRLGGRRVCRSCGASFHLVNVPPKVEGVCDACGGPLAARADDSEETILNRLRVYEAQTAPLIGYYEARNLLATVNSDAPVQGTFIQIMRVLGRE